The DNA sequence GGCGATCGCGATCGGGACGGAAGATGCGCACCGCCTGCTGGAACGCGAGGTAGGGGTTGTCCACGAGGATGAGCGGCACGCTGCATTGCCGTGTGTCGCGAGCGCAGATGACGGCGGACGCCCGGGTCTCGTCGAGATAGGCGTCGTACCGGGAATTGGCGATGAACGTGAGATCCCCGGGCAGCGCTTCACGAATGCCCGCCACGTCACGGATCTCGATCGAACCGTCGCCGAGCAGCTGCCCGTTCAGCTCGGCGGCCAGATCCTTCAGGGTGCGCGTCACCATGCCAGGACCCTCCTCAACGGGTGCCCTGTCCGACGCGGGTATTGAGCTCGCGAACCACCTCGGCGCTCAAGTCCAGGCTGCGATCCGCATAGACGATCGCGCCGCCCGCCGCGTCGAACACGATGTCGAGACCTTTCTCTCCCGCCAGCTTCTCGACCACCGTGCGAATCTGCTCGACGATCTCCCTCGTCGTCCGCTCGTTCTCCTGCGAAGCGCGTCCAGTCGGTCCCCAGATCTCCTGAACGAAGGCTTCGTATCCCTGGATGGCCTTCTGCAGCGCTTCCTCCTTCTCCTGGCGCTTCACGCTGGAGAGGATCGGCCCCTGGTCCCTCATCTCGGCTCGCAGCTGGTCGACGACCTTCTGCTTCTCCGCGGCCTCGCTGCGCCAGTTCTGCACCTGGCGGTCGAATTGCTGCTGCGCTTCCTGGGCGAGCTTGTACTCCTGGAAGATCTTCGCGGAGTCGATGAATCCGATACGGGTGTCGGCGGCTCTGGACGGGGACCATGACGATGCCAGCAGCAGCGCCAGCACCGCCGTCCACCGTGCCACCTGTCCTCGGACGCGAGCCATTCGGTCGATCGGCCTCAGGGGTTCTAGAAGGACGTCTGTCCGAGCAGGAAGTGACCCACCCACTTCGGGCGGTCTCGGAGGTCCCCGCGGTTGAATCCGTAGCCGAAATCGAAGCCGATGTTGCCGAGCAGGGGGATTTCGAGACGAATACCTACACCTGCGCCCATCTTGAGGTCGAAAGGCCGGGCTTCCCGCATCAGGTCCCAGGTATTCCCCGCGTCGAAGAACAACACAGCATGCAGGGGGTGCGCAATTGCAAACTGCTGCTCGATGGAGTACGAGGTCATGAACTGGCCGCCCGGATAGCGGGACACGGTCGTGACCGTGTCGAAAACGGTCGAGTCGTTTATCACCCGGGTGGTGATGTTGTCGACATCCCGAATGAACTTCTCCGGAACGACCATGTAGTCCTCGTAGCCGCGCAAGGGATCGATGGTCGTTCCCCCTCCCAGCCGGAAGCGCTCGTACTGCGGCACCGGGAAGTTCTGGTCCGCGTACTTGCCGACGAAGCCGACTCGCGCCCGCACCATGGTCGTCCAGGTCGGGATGATCGAGCGGAAATACGCGCGCCCTTCGAGCCGCTCCTTGTGGAAGTTGATCGCGCCTCCGAAGGGACCGCCGGCGGCCTCGGTCTCGATCGAGAGCTGCGTCCCGCCCGTCGGGTAGAACGGGTTGTTCCTGCTGTTGCGGACGAAGAAGGCGCTCATGCTGCTGCTCAGGGTGGCTTTGCCGTTCTCGAGCCCGCGAAGCACGATCGAGTCCTGCGGCGAGAGATTGACCTTGTCGATGTGGATCGTGACGTTCTCGAGCTGGTACGTGAGCGATCCGCGCGCATAGTCCGGCCAGGCCAGTGGCCGGCCGATCCGCACCGACCCGCCGTCGCGCTTCTCTTCGTAGAGGTCCAGCTCGCGGTTGGTGCGGAACGCCGAGAACCCGAGCAGCGTCGGTGTGTCGCGGAACCAGGGCTCGGTGAAGCTGATGAAGTAGTCGCTCCGCTTGGCCCCGCGCTCCAGATGGAGCGAAAGGTTCTGGCCGTTGCCGAGCACGTTGTTGTGGCCCAGCTCCAGGAATCCGGTCACGCCGCTCTGCGCGGTGTATCCCGCGCCGGCCGAGGCCGTGCCGACCTGCTTCTCCTTCACCTTGAGCGTGATGTCCACATCGGTGCTCTCGGCCGGGACGAAGTCGATCTGGACGTCCTCGAAGAATCCGAGGCGGAACACGTCGCCCTGCGAGCGGACGAGCGACGAGCGCTTGAAGCGGTCGCCTTCGTGGATGTCGATCTCGCGCCGGACCACCTTCTCCCGGGTCCCGTGGTTGCCGGTGATGTGGATGTAGCGGACGTTGGACGGCGATCCTTCCTGGACCAGGAACGCCACGTCGACGGCCGAGTCACGGACGTTTTCGCGCGGCTCGATCCCGAGGTAGAGATAGCCCTCCTCGGCGTACGCCGCGTAGGCGTCCTGCACGGCTTTCTGGACC is a window from the Candidatus Eisenbacteria bacterium genome containing:
- a CDS encoding OmpH family outer membrane protein — encoded protein: MARWTAVLALLLASSWSPSRAADTRIGFIDSAKIFQEYKLAQEAQQQFDRQVQNWRSEAAEKQKVVDQLRAEMRDQGPILSSVKRQEKEEALQKAIQGYEAFVQEIWGPTGRASQENERTTREIVEQIRTVVEKLAGEKGLDIVFDAAGGAIVYADRSLDLSAEVVRELNTRVGQGTR
- the bamA gene encoding outer membrane protein assembly factor BamA → MAASAGAQGPDAPALSPSDSTGAQGAVEQAVTPSAAPDTAAAPGTFQDAPAPTPAPAPSRDTTRVAPSFVGHISVQGNVATDTARIIRSFEVIPGSRFSLEAVQRGIHKLFALGLFADAWVERLPRGNEVDLVIHVVERARIGAIEFTGNKRRETDELEKKLFLRVGEPYTPTLVQTQVDTLLKYYREEGFGRATIDAKVDSTAGNRVKVTFAVREGERVRVTKVEFVGMKAFDPAKLKKTIATKTKGFFGGGEIKDESFAEDLEKLREYYWNHGYRDVRLVSHELKPGKGPRDLTLVFTIEEGRRYVFGTGMWTGNQVLRPATLARFWTAQPGDVYDRSKVQKAVQDAYAAYAEEGYLYLGIEPRENVRDSAVDVAFLVQEGSPSNVRYIHITGNHGTREKVVRREIDIHEGDRFKRSSLVRSQGDVFRLGFFEDVQIDFVPAESTDVDITLKVKEKQVGTASAGAGYTAQSGVTGFLELGHNNVLGNGQNLSLHLERGAKRSDYFISFTEPWFRDTPTLLGFSAFRTNRELDLYEEKRDGGSVRIGRPLAWPDYARGSLTYQLENVTIHIDKVNLSPQDSIVLRGLENGKATLSSSMSAFFVRNSRNNPFYPTGGTQLSIETEAAGGPFGGAINFHKERLEGRAYFRSIIPTWTTMVRARVGFVGKYADQNFPVPQYERFRLGGGTTIDPLRGYEDYMVVPEKFIRDVDNITTRVINDSTVFDTVTTVSRYPGGQFMTSYSIEQQFAIAHPLHAVLFFDAGNTWDLMREARPFDLKMGAGVGIRLEIPLLGNIGFDFGYGFNRGDLRDRPKWVGHFLLGQTSF